TATTGGGTGTCTCATGGCAGGGCATGGAGAGGCCAGTGGCAGGTCTAAGCAAAGCAGAAGTGAAAAAAAGAGTCGAAAAGCAATGTTGAAGCTAGGAATGAAGCCAATCCCTGGTGTGAGCCGCGTAACGGTCAAGAAGAGCAAGAATGTtcgttttattttttcaatatacgtgttttgattttctaaaatatCGTCAGTTTAATCATCTTCCCTTGAGtcaaatatatatgatactTGTGACCATATCCTCTGCAGATTCTTTTTGTCATTTCAAAACCAGATGTTTTCAAGAGTCCCACTTCAGATACCTACATCGTTTTTGGGGAAGCAAAGATTGAAGATTTGAGCTCCCAGCTACAGACCCAAGCTGCAGAGCAGTTTAAGGCACCTAATTTGAGTAACTTAACATCGAAGCCTGAACCATCGACCGTGGCTCATGATGACGAAGAAGTTGATGAGACCGGGGTCGATGCCAAGGACATTGAACTAGTGATGACTCAAGCTGGTGTATCAAGACCGAAGGCCGTGAAAGCACTCAAAGCAACTGATGGCGATATTGTATCGGCTATAATGGAACTTACAAATTAATAAGAAGAATCAGGAGGATGTTTTAGTTGGAATCTTTTTGCCTTGTTTTCCCCCATATGTTTTAACCTGCAGAATTTGAAGTTGAGAGATTGCTTGGTTCTTCTGTAAACTTTGGTATTAGTTTTTATATTACATTGTGCTGATTATTAGCCACAATTTTAAAGCTTGCGGCAGTTCTAATATTATGTCCCTTCTGAGACTACGGGTTTGCTTTTATTAGTTTGAGAATTATGTTGGAGTCTTGGTGATGATGGCATTTGCCCATATCATCCTGGTCCATGGAAATTTCCAATAATAGGCAGATGACTATCTATGGTCAGCTTGACCATACTTTATGGTTTAGGGTCTTCGTCGTTTATTTGGGCACTGGTGCTCAAGCCTTGGCTATGGTCTTTGGTGACCATACTTTATGGTTTAGGGTCTTCGTCGTGTATTTTGGCGCTCTTTTCTCAAGCCTTGGCTATGGTCTTTGGTGTGCAGTCGGGTGCATGCACAAGGGGTttggtgggttttttttttttttgtggatgTTGCATGCAGAGATGGTTGATGGAGTGTTGGATGTTggaatatttttagaaataaccttaaaagaaattttatccTTCACAGCTAGCAGAAATAGTTTTTCTTGGTCCCCAGTTGAGATCGATggtctaaatttaaataaaaatttaattttttcgtTTCACttctaattattgatttttttaggcTTTCTTAATGAAATTTTAACTAGGATGAATACTAAGAAAAGATATTTGATTCTAGTCTTGATCGAGAGTCCATCAAAAAAGTTTTACCATACTTAATGGTTTAGGGTCTTCGTTGTGTATTTGGGCACTCGTTTTTCGTGGATGTTGCATGTAGGGATGGTTGATGGAGTAGGATGTTGggaaatttttagaaataacccTAAAAGAAATTTTATCCTTTACAACTAGCACCTTTTAGAAATAGTTTTTTTCGGTCTCTAGTCGAGATCGATGGtcgaaatttaaataaaaaattattttttttttcgtttcacatatatgattttttttaggcTTTCTTAATGAAATTTTAGCTAGGATGAACACTAAGGAAAGATATTTGATCCTCGTCTTGATCGAGATTCCATCGAGAAAGTCAAAGAAAAAATCATTTGTTTGGATATATGAGGAAAtaagttaaatttgtatttgaaGTACCAAGCTAGTCTTcaagaaatcaaattgattgtTAACTTGAATATAACTCAACTAATTTAGATGTTTGGTTGgtttaaatatatctttttgTTTAAGAGATTATTTAAGAGATTTGAGGTTTCAAATGTTCCATATACGttgaacaaaaagaaaagaaaagtcgTTGAATTGAATGTTGAATGCCCTAATTATTAGCGTCTCGTTTGGTagctattttatttttggtttttggtttttggtttttgaaaattaagacatTAGATACTTTCTACTTCAAACAAATAATTAGGCACtggtttttaaatttattaaaaatatgaaaactaaatttagacatttgaaaatataaaaataaaataaatggtaTGCCTGGCTAAATGCTCAAGTTtggctaaaatttaaaattgattattattatcTCAACTACAAATTATATTGGTATACTATTTAGATAATTTCATAGACTACAAataggaaaatggttttctgttccttgtttttgaaaattaaacctactaAATCTCATTTCATCTCTAAATCTTTTTGTtatgttatctattttttaccatttcttaaaaatttagccaaaatttgaaaactaaaaaaaaaaaaaaaaaatatttttgattttgaaattttgttaagaattcaacaattattGTACTCAATAAATacgcaaatcattgtaagaaatgatagaaaataagcttaattttttaaaaataaaaaacaaaaaacgaaatggttactaaacgagATTTGAACTATCCAAATCTCTTCCATGATCAATTTCGCATGTTTTTCGAAATGCACTCTCTATTTCTAATATCATAAAAAGTTttcaatctttatttttttgctATCTTTTGTTTTGAGAAATTGAGATCGGGACGGAGAATATATCCCATATTAAATAAacgaaaagggaaaaagaaaaaaaagtgtatGGTCCACTATTCTCCTTAGGAATAAACATGATAGAGATGGGATAAAGAGAAGGGCAgagatgaaaattattattagagGCCATATGCTCTGATCCCTTTGAATTATTACAACATCCCCATATCTTCTCTTCGTGCTTTAGCTGTAAGTTGGATTCTTGTATATGGCTATATATATGATTTTGCATGAAATTCAAAtatgtgaaaattaaaaaataatataataaaccgagattttcaaaagtaaaaaaagtaagaaaaactatttacacaaaataacaaaatttaaatatcctTGATAGAAGCTGATAAAGGGAAAAGGGAATTTTGTTTCATATCTATAATTATCGAATATGGTTAAGAAAAAATACATTTGATCTCTGTAATTTGATAACACACCAAATGTGTTATTTCTAAGCTTAGGTTGTAGTTAGTTTTTGGAGGAAAAGTAGTGTCTTCATGAATTTATTTGCATATATTTTAGGTTGGAGCATTATCTcttaaaaatagaaatagagtGCTATAGCAATTTTTGTATAAAAGAACAGCATCGAGACACTCTAAAATCACGCATTCAAGCCACCAAATTTGAGGAGTGATGTTAAAGAGATTGAAGGGAAGAAGGAGGTTAAGACGCACACGTGTTTTCTTGAGGGCATTTATGTAAAATTCATGAACAATGTCTCGACATTGCCCCTAGCATCTCGATGCTATTAAGGAATTGTTTGAAGTGCTGAGTTGAGATAGGAATGTCTGGAGTTCGTATGTCTGtgaagttcatatgtctgtgctTGTGGTGCAGAGTTGTTTAATTGAGTTCTTATGTCCATATTTAGAGTGTAGAGTTGAACTCATATGTTTGGAGTATCTaatgcagttttttttttctctaaataacctgctttattattattattttttgttttgaatttttttattcaataattctatccATGATTGTTtctataaaatatgtattacaattttttttaattttaatttttttatttttttggtaatGAACAACAATCAATTCACTTTATTTCTTGCAgaaatatagttaaataaaatgagaaatcaaAACGTTTGATTCTTAACTTTTCTCCATAAATTTCATAtcgtcttcttctttttcttcttccttttgttACTCTGTTaggattttttaaaatcaaatcttCTCATCATTTAGCAGCCAATGTGATGTCAccatatttctttaaaaaatttgcTTCCAATTTCGCCATACTTGGAGGATCATAGAGAAcaaatcttcatttttcactaactcttgctagaaaatgttaccgaaaaaaatctcaattttatggttttttttatttgttaaatgttacacatttttaactacatacatacttttccaaatattttaacactcatttgatttgtgaattcaattaaataaacatatattttacaaatcTGTAGGtataaatattgtacttaatgtagataaaatactataatatataatcaacaaccctacaacatactttaaagTCATCAATCTTATAATAGTCAAAaatggttgtcgaagttgattataaaaaataattttcattggTTGTAATCGTAGGTAGTTGTCGGAGTCTAAAGTTGGTCGTATAAATGTGGTATTGAAGTTGGTTGCCGGAGTTTGTCGTCGAAGCTTGGAGTTAATTGTCGGAGTTTCTCACTTAAAGGTGGTCATCAAAGGTGATTTTTGtcggagtttgtagtcgaaggTAGTTGTCGgagcctatgaaggtggttgtcagagttgatCATTGAAATTTGTTGTGGAAGGTGGTTGCCGAAGCTTGAAATTGGTCATTGGAGTTGGTTGCATGAAGGTGGTCGTTAGAGTTAGGTCACTGAGTTGTCATAGGAGGTGGTTGCCAAAATCGGAATTGATCGTTGAAGTTGGTTGCACGAAGGTGGTCGTCAGAGTCGATCATCGGATGTGGTTGTCGAAGGCTGGAGTTGGTTCCTGGAGTGTGACAATGGTACTCCCCAACAATGGCCAATGGGTGAAGccattaaaaagtaaaaacattGGAAGAATGAAAAGTCGGGATGAATTAGATTGAACTGGTAAAATATACCACCTCAACTCTACCAATATTTAAAATTGGTGGGCCAAATATTGAGTGGTATAttatatcaactcaactcaactcaactcatgttggtgaatCAAATACCCTATAAGAATTTTGGAGGCCAAGGGAAAGCTTGGGAGCCAAGGAAGAAATTCAAGGTGGATTTTTCATAGAGTTGTTCTTATTGGTTATTGAGTTTGTAAACTCTATGTTTCAAAACTTAATTGtatgttttggtttttttttttttttttttctctttttggttATGTTAGTGACTTTCATATAGCAACACATTCGTATGTGCGATTTGTTCTTAATGCTTTGGTCAAGTATTAACtattattttgatttgaattttagttAGGGAGAGTAAATTTTGTATTGGACCATAAATTATATGACTAGGAGAAAAACTTGCATAGAGAGTGAGGTTGTTTTACTAAGAGTccattcaaaatagttttttaatgtctaattaaCTTTTAGGAAATAGACTGAGAGGTTGATTCTAAAAATTAGAGAGATTAAATAAACATGGAAGATGGTGTTAAATACATTAGTAACTCTTTTGGCTTATAATTTCTTGCATGTCCATAAAGTTTCTTCTTAATAAAAGAATTTATTCAAACATGTAATTGATTTCTAAAGACTAAGAGTTTGTTtagattgacttgagaaaaaagtgtttttaaaaaaacgtatttttatatttttgataAAAGTTGATCAAAGTatacttgaaaaactatttagaGCGGTTGTCAAAtactccaatttcttccaaaatgacttattttttaaattaaacacttgaaatgCCAAACACACCATAAAATCTTTCCTCTATTTATGTTTTCATTAATTAGGAGTGGAGCAATGTTAATTAAATGACTGAACTTTGATGTTCGATTCTCTTGATAGAATAAGGTGTAGAAGTAGATACGACACTTAATTTAATTAGTGGTCCAATTCTAGTGGACGGTACTCAAATCCAACCATTATTAATACTACAAGAAAAGGGACTTTTTATAGCTTTTcaatttttgcaattttttttaatatagctatgaaaaaacttaaaaaaataaaaatgttgcGTGCACGTTAAAAGACGATGGTGAGAGGGAAAATATTTCGACTGAAAAATTGTAGAGTTGAAATCAtctctcttctctttttttccaTCTTCTCTATTGATCATCCCTCTtctctccttcttctccttcatgaAATTTCTCACATAAATCACTAACGCCTAATTTTCTGTCCTTATTTTTCTCCTTCCTTTCTTTTACCTCCGTCTTCTCTTTTCCCTGGATACCACACAAATTTTAATCCACCACACAAATTTCACTTGACAGTcatgttggggatgatgccttaaactctcgttgggtcctgtagcttgtaaacactgtattgaacaaacgcttgtgatgtaataatatatgatattttcttcactattgtctatgaaacatgagatgttttaattgctttaccacaaactaataaactaagatccccagttgtcgttgtaacttaagcatgtatgtggagacatacaggtggatcatgccttaagtgataaccaaaatggtatgtagtatatggatataggagggaaaccttatcctggtgacactacggaagcagcccactttgtagaagagttacaagtgttgtgacttgctacagatggtctgatcctgataattcatatggagacatgcgagcgggggtgtcctatacaaaggaatttgtataagaccggaccacaaagtgttatagtctcgttatataacgtcgttcatgacagagacttcacttcactaggatgatcataggtaacatgacctcaatcttgagtgagttgggaactcctgcctttgagggcggttctttgatttgcatgggtgcgagtggtcagattgccgactcaaacctaccactttgaggattcgtctgatttgggagctaggaactaaGCTACATacgatggaattcactctttccccgaaacaggggtaagtatatagattgctcccttaagggttgatttcagggcttgaacgatgtggcaccacacaccttctcatggttcgagaggtgtccacacgtagtaggactatattgtattgttcattagaggaatcagtggtacttaagaagttagatgtaactacagaggcaaaacgataaattggcccaactgtacttatgagcatctgtgaagggttatcgtactgttgattggttatatctaatggacacagaaatatatctgtggtgagaagaatgcaactgtcggtctttagtggagtgcttggcagttaacggatggtggatctcatggctaaagagtttagttagctattcacgtaccattggagcttcaagccacaggtccataaggtccccttggtagctcaatggattcaagttgagaatcagtttttgagtcagtttgaagtgttcaaattgataaaagggagtttgattatatatgatatgattaactagtcaattacatatgatatagttgacatgatgtatgagaaaaattaattggatggaaatgatataaatatgatttatatctagtggaggagaaaagaactatggtttatatgttgcatatgacgtgatattaaaattgttacgaaatcgacaattaaagaacacaacaaagaacgtagagatagagaagatcgacataCAGATATACATGGTttactaacagtgtgttagctacgtccacgggcagagggagaataatattattagagagaatgtttttagaaaattacattaaaaaatggCGCCTCTGGGGTTAGAGAGACCCCcctacttggttgttcgaagcgccaacaaatagattcaaggcatttcaacaaaaactataggttataaatataatatgattatatttatttataattaaataattatgagataattaatggtggtttttctccataatcgtgtgtgaaagtgggaggttacattcagttttcataactgaaggataaaatgaaaatagttttcattttgcatagAGATCAAACAATCGCTTCACGAATCATACACTACCCATTGTATAGCAAACGAGAGCCTACAAGAtagctcaagttttcctaaacgatcgtgtacatgcaCAGTtgacctaaatgatcatgtaatttttactaagcgatcgcgcGTAAGAGCGAtattttcctaaacgattgtctaaatGCTCAACcccgatttactaaacgattgtgaatttgtttctaaatgatcaagcacccgtctatacgatagacttcaaacctctcccacttgcttggtcgttgtgTGCGATCattctttcctccttccctctaccaaatctaacagagcccacacctcctggattctcactccgagaatactgaggttattgagtggtggtgtcctccttaCTGCATGTTCGTGTAGAAGACCGTTCGGTGGTGAGAAATAGCAAGATTTGGTGGACAATTAACGTGGCGATCACAGCAACAACAGATGTTGTTGATATTGATGAGAGCGAGAGATAAagggaagaagagttcttcaagaggCATGTCTCTCATTCCTTTTGAATGagctcttattcaagagtacctacgagcggaagcggatctttccaattcattatgatagaattaccacatatacattcaaacatactaatatgcattcataatactaaagagatcaagagatcataccagttgaagacttcttcttcacagcgaatctaaaacccaatcgtctacttcgaacaatcaccactcgaacAGAAGAAAACGGAAATGACACCatcactcagagccctcagtattcttggagtgagaatccaaaatgtgggctctgttcgaatttggtagaggggaggaggaagagagatcgtacacaacaatcaagcaagtggaagatgagctcgtctatcgcatagacaagatgcttgatcgtttaggtgaagtatatgattgtgtaggaaaaagtaagaattcgtctaaacgattgtgtaggaaaaagtaagcgatcttctaaacgatcgtgtaggaaaaaaggtaagcgatcgtctaaacgaccgtgtaggaaaaagggtaagcgatcgtgtaggaaaaactaagcgatcgtctatacgatcatttaataaatatcaggagctaaacgatcgcttagaaataggtaaacgatcgtttagtaaatagcgcgtGAAGGTGTAATcagtaagcgatcatttaacaATATCATATAGGTAAGTGATTGTGTAGGCACTATCATATaagcactgattttctaagcgatgacacactctttaacacaatgtcctTGCATCTCATGCTTAATACACCAtgagctatttatgcatctcaaagtgatcttttaacacactcatccgttattaaaataaaagagatGCTGTCCCATTTCCCTTTTAACCgttcaatgaatgtgatctcatcatattcataacatataaattaatatcatatattaattatagtatttttcctccactagatataaaccatatttatatccagtttcctccaaattaatgtatctcatacacaaaattaattatatcatatataattaactagttcaattatatcatatataatcgaactccctcttgtccatttcaacatttcaaactgacccaaaacttGACTCTCAACTGTATCCAAGCTACGAAGGAGACCTTATAGACATAAGGCTCgtagctccaatggtacgtgaataggtgactaaactctttagtcaggatatccaccatccgttaactgtcagacattctactaaaaatcgacagttgaactcttcttgccatagatatatttctatgtccattggatataaccaatcattagta
The nucleotide sequence above comes from Benincasa hispida cultivar B227 chromosome 3, ASM972705v1, whole genome shotgun sequence. Encoded proteins:
- the LOC120074486 gene encoding nascent polypeptide-associated complex subunit alpha-like protein 1, whose amino-acid sequence is MTAQTQEELLAAQLEEQKINSDEPIIEDEDDDDDDDDDDKDDEDAEGHGEASGRSKQSRSEKKSRKAMLKLGMKPIPGVSRVTVKKSKNILFVISKPDVFKSPTSDTYIVFGEAKIEDLSSQLQTQAAEQFKAPNLSNLTSKPEPSTVAHDDEEVDETGVDAKDIELVMTQAGVSRPKAVKALKATDGDIVSAIMELTN